The following coding sequences are from one Alkalibaculum bacchi window:
- a CDS encoding glycoside hydrolase domain-containing protein, whose protein sequence is MNIKDIKVYEAQDWLNSTYLGRYGYNYIKPDGITGWYTIYALTRALQIELGISEPSDNFGSQTMTACPILSIDSDQSLIVDSNIVRILQSAMFCKGYSPGDITGNFGLRTKEGIMEMQTDANITADGVVTPLLFKSLLTMDAYVLLLGGNTNVRIIQRNLNKDYFPNIGDLIACDGIYGRTTCKAMIMAIQFEGGVSVDGIWGPATQASLPALTYGNTRRAYNYILQYSLYANGFNPNGFDGSFGNGCRKAVMAFQEFCALTVDGSVGTQTWASLMISKGDVNRSATACDCSSTVTPARAATLYNKGYRTVGRYLTGGWKQIQSGEIDTIFDGGLKIFPIYQTSGNSTGYFNYGKGAVDAVKAVIAAKKYGFKSNTIIYFAVDFDALDFHVTNDILPYFRGIRDQFTNMNYKYRIGIYGPRNVCSRVGNAGYSVSSFMADMSTGFSGNLGYPLPLDWNFDQILEYNIGNGDGQIAIDKNICRGHYTGEDCVKEPEDSNEADTVALINNLDGIVNRLGITFTSPSLEIPIITSPIIDIKAVFSVSSIFVEGDGISVTVRNGEIISAGSNVLDIFGAFGINSATLGSILSSWEGIDFKVSMQTTSNSFKINLINQFNAEHFNGIGYVTEKLTIEFKNLDGDILEIQLANAYDKVIEWIQDNSRLILGVVIIAGVVAVLALAGVSVMSVLAALASAISQGIATFGVVIIFMIFFTNKIFNYIRNNI, encoded by the coding sequence ATGAATATAAAAGATATAAAAGTTTATGAAGCTCAAGATTGGCTTAATTCTACCTATCTTGGTAGATATGGATATAATTATATTAAACCTGACGGGATTACTGGATGGTATACAATTTATGCATTGACTAGAGCGTTACAAATTGAACTAGGAATAAGTGAGCCATCAGATAATTTTGGTAGTCAGACTATGACTGCTTGCCCAATACTTTCTATAGATTCAGACCAATCATTAATCGTTGATAGTAATATTGTAAGAATTTTGCAAAGTGCTATGTTTTGCAAGGGATATAGTCCTGGAGATATAACAGGCAATTTTGGTCTTAGGACAAAAGAAGGGATTATGGAAATGCAAACAGATGCAAATATTACAGCAGATGGAGTTGTAACTCCACTCTTATTTAAATCTTTACTAACAATGGATGCCTATGTATTGCTCCTTGGAGGAAATACTAATGTTCGAATAATTCAAAGGAATTTAAACAAAGATTATTTTCCAAATATAGGAGACTTAATTGCTTGTGATGGAATATACGGGAGAACAACATGTAAAGCAATGATTATGGCTATTCAATTTGAAGGCGGTGTATCTGTTGATGGTATATGGGGCCCAGCTACTCAAGCATCTTTGCCTGCTTTGACTTATGGCAACACGCGAAGAGCTTATAATTATATTTTGCAATACTCTTTATATGCAAATGGTTTTAATCCAAACGGCTTTGATGGTTCTTTTGGCAATGGATGCAGAAAAGCAGTAATGGCGTTTCAAGAATTTTGTGCATTAACTGTTGATGGATCTGTAGGAACTCAAACATGGGCTTCTTTAATGATTAGTAAAGGAGATGTAAATAGAAGTGCTACGGCATGTGATTGTAGTTCAACTGTAACACCTGCCAGAGCAGCCACTCTTTATAACAAAGGATATAGGACTGTTGGTAGATATTTAACTGGAGGATGGAAGCAGATTCAATCTGGCGAAATAGACACTATTTTTGATGGCGGATTAAAAATATTCCCAATATATCAAACATCAGGTAATAGTACGGGTTATTTTAATTATGGAAAAGGAGCTGTTGATGCTGTAAAGGCTGTAATCGCAGCAAAAAAATATGGCTTTAAATCCAATACAATCATTTATTTTGCTGTAGATTTCGATGCCTTAGACTTTCATGTAACTAATGATATTTTACCATATTTTCGTGGAATTCGTGACCAGTTCACTAATATGAATTATAAATATAGAATTGGTATTTATGGTCCAAGAAATGTATGTTCCAGAGTAGGAAATGCAGGATATTCTGTTAGCAGTTTTATGGCAGATATGTCTACTGGATTTAGTGGTAACTTAGGATATCCGTTACCATTAGATTGGAATTTTGATCAAATTCTTGAATATAATATTGGTAATGGGGATGGTCAGATTGCAATTGATAAAAATATATGTAGAGGACACTACACTGGTGAAGATTGTGTAAAGGAGCCTGAAGATTCCAATGAAGCAGATACGGTAGCTCTTATAAATAATCTTGATGGGATAGTAAATAGGTTAGGTATAACCTTTACTTCACCAAGTTTGGAAATCCCTATAATAACTTCTCCAATTATAGATATAAAAGCAGTTTTTTCTGTATCCAGTATTTTTGTTGAAGGTGATGGGATTTCTGTTACCGTTCGCAATGGAGAAATAATTAGCGCAGGTTCTAACGTACTTGACATTTTTGGAGCTTTCGGGATAAATTCTGCAACATTAGGAAGTATTCTCTCCTCTTGGGAAGGAATTGATTTTAAAGTTAGTATGCAAACAACATCAAATAGTTTTAAAATAAATTTAATTAACCAATTCAATGCCGAACATTTTAATGGCATAGGGTACGTCACAGAAAAATTAACTATTGAATTTAAAAATCTTGATGGAGATATTTTAGAAATACAATTAGCAAACGCATATGATAAGGTGATAGAATGGATACAAGATAATTCAAGATTAATTTTAGGTGTAGTAATAATCGCAGGTGTTGTAGCAGTTTTAGCGTTAGCGGGTGTAAGTGTAATGTCTGTGTTAGCAGCATTAGCATCAGCAATTTCACAAGGAATAGCAACTTTTGGAGTTGTTATAATTTTTATGATATTTTTTACAAATAAAATATTTAATTATATAAGAAACAATATATAA
- a CDS encoding YcxB family protein, whose amino-acid sequence MMVSDFYKVNIKKLYSLKIYDNYFCNTTIVVNDEGIATLTNICEVYYKWNALKKIYVVDGNVFIETFMRDFIFLARDSLNEILCKEIVDKIKTNTGIQVTTMMPSIIFA is encoded by the coding sequence GTGATGGTATCCGATTTCTATAAAGTAAATATTAAAAAATTGTATTCACTAAAAATCTATGATAATTATTTTTGTAATACAACTATCGTTGTCAACGATGAAGGCATTGCAACACTTACTAATATATGTGAAGTTTATTATAAATGGAATGCTCTAAAAAAGATATATGTCGTAGATGGAAATGTATTTATTGAAACATTCATGCGTGATTTTATCTTTTTAGCACGAGATAGTCTTAATGAAATTTTGTGCAAAGAAATAGTAGACAAAATCAAAACAAATACGGGTATACAAGTAACTACAATGATGCCTAGCATAATATTTGCATAA
- a CDS encoding pyridoxal phosphate-dependent aminotransferase, giving the protein MKNMISNKVKSIQPSMTLAITAKANQLNRQGYDVVAFGVGEPDFDTPHSAKEAGIAAIQVGKSKYTPVPGILELRQAICEKLKKDNHLDYSPDQIITNSGAKHSLSTAFQAILDPGEEVILAAPYWVSYPEIIKIAGGKPVVIETKEANNFKITVDELKEVITDKTKAILLNSPSNPVGAIYSREELEGIAKVAVENSIYVVSDEIYEKLIYDDNHHVSIAEISSEMKELTIIINGMSKSHAMTGWRLGYTAANKEVIKAMGIIQGHAVSHPSSITQYAALGALQCEESVLQKMFDEYDIRRKYMISRLDEMKQLTYIYPQGAFYVFINVLGLFGKSYNGKLVHNSLELADALLEDEKVAVVPGIAFGLDTHIRLSYATSMEEIKKGLDRIENFIKNGV; this is encoded by the coding sequence ATGAAAAACATGATATCTAACAAAGTAAAGAGTATTCAACCATCAATGACGTTAGCCATTACAGCTAAAGCAAATCAGCTCAATCGCCAAGGTTATGATGTTGTTGCATTTGGTGTAGGAGAGCCCGATTTTGACACTCCTCACTCTGCAAAAGAAGCTGGAATTGCTGCCATCCAAGTAGGAAAAAGCAAATATACTCCTGTTCCAGGAATACTGGAACTGAGACAAGCAATCTGTGAAAAACTAAAGAAAGATAACCATCTCGATTATTCACCAGACCAAATCATAACCAATAGCGGTGCAAAACATAGCTTATCAACAGCATTTCAAGCTATTTTAGATCCTGGCGAAGAAGTTATTTTAGCTGCTCCTTACTGGGTCAGTTATCCTGAAATTATTAAAATTGCAGGTGGTAAACCAGTCGTCATTGAAACAAAAGAAGCTAATAATTTCAAGATTACTGTAGATGAATTAAAAGAGGTCATAACAGATAAGACAAAGGCCATTTTATTAAATAGCCCAAGTAATCCTGTAGGAGCTATTTATTCAAGAGAAGAATTAGAAGGAATTGCAAAGGTAGCTGTAGAAAACAGTATTTATGTGGTATCTGATGAAATCTATGAAAAACTCATATATGACGATAATCATCACGTAAGCATAGCTGAAATCAGTTCTGAAATGAAAGAACTTACAATCATCATTAATGGAATGAGCAAAAGTCACGCTATGACTGGTTGGCGATTAGGTTACACAGCAGCGAATAAAGAGGTCATCAAAGCAATGGGTATTATACAAGGTCATGCTGTATCTCATCCCTCTTCTATTACTCAGTATGCAGCTCTTGGCGCTTTGCAATGTGAGGAAAGTGTTCTTCAGAAAATGTTTGATGAATACGATATAAGGCGTAAATATATGATTTCTCGTTTAGATGAAATGAAACAGTTAACGTATATTTATCCTCAAGGTGCTTTCTATGTATTTATCAATGTGTTAGGACTTTTTGGAAAGAGCTATAATGGAAAATTAGTTCACAACTCATTAGAACTTGCTGATGCCTTGTTAGAAGACGAAAAAGTTGCTGTAGTCCCAGGTATTGCTTTTGGTTTAGATACTCATATTAGATTATCCTATGCAACGAGTATGGAGGAAATCAAAAAAGGGCTAGACCGAATTGAGAACTTTATAAAAAACGGAGTATAA
- a CDS encoding PadR family transcriptional regulator, with protein MALKNDRNRNAIFKISITAMVKLLILNMLSKNYMYGNQIIDNISLKLHEKWAPSPGMIYPLLRQLEDEGHIVGWWSDPVKRSTRYYKITEEGSKYYKILKKNYQGLINDSIDILESFKKEIYT; from the coding sequence ATGGCATTAAAAAACGATAGAAATCGAAATGCGATTTTTAAAATAAGCATTACAGCAATGGTCAAACTATTAATACTAAATATGTTGAGTAAAAATTATATGTATGGTAACCAAATCATCGACAATATTTCACTCAAACTTCATGAAAAATGGGCACCTAGCCCTGGAATGATATATCCACTTCTTAGACAACTAGAAGACGAAGGTCACATTGTAGGTTGGTGGAGTGATCCCGTGAAGAGGTCTACTAGATACTATAAGATCACTGAAGAAGGGTCAAAATATTATAAAATTTTAAAAAAGAACTATCAAGGGCTGATTAATGATTCAATTGACATTCTTGAGAGTTTTAAAAAAGAAATTTATACATAA
- a CDS encoding PHP domain-containing protein, with protein MYYADLHMHSTHSDGKLSVEKIIEHAKNRNLKAISITDHDTISGTIEAVQSLNKGSLEVIPGIELSTIYQGEEIHILGYLFDLENKDFAQFIQSTQNHRLERANKMIEKFDSVGIHIDREELSKISQGDSIGRPHFARLLIKMGLVHSINEGFEKYLTPGTATYVERYKLTTLDAIKEIKNANGLSVLAHPGLIKNQGLINQILHMKIDGIEVYHPKNNSMQTREYYQITKENNLFITGGSDNHSGNSNEYPFIGSVKIPYSYVEKLKEKR; from the coding sequence ATGTATTATGCGGATTTACACATGCATTCTACTCATTCAGATGGGAAATTGAGTGTAGAAAAGATTATTGAACACGCTAAAAACCGAAATCTAAAAGCTATTTCAATAACGGATCACGATACGATTTCTGGTACTATAGAGGCAGTACAATCCCTTAATAAAGGTTCTTTGGAGGTCATTCCAGGAATCGAGTTAAGTACTATATACCAAGGGGAAGAAATTCATATTTTAGGATATTTATTTGATTTAGAAAATAAAGATTTTGCTCAGTTTATTCAAAGTACGCAAAACCATCGCCTTGAGAGGGCAAATAAAATGATCGAAAAATTCGACTCTGTAGGAATTCATATTGATAGAGAAGAACTATCAAAAATAAGCCAAGGAGATTCTATTGGAAGACCTCATTTTGCTCGCTTGCTCATTAAGATGGGGCTAGTTCATAGTATAAATGAAGGTTTTGAAAAATACTTAACTCCTGGAACAGCTACTTATGTTGAACGATATAAACTCACTACATTGGATGCCATCAAAGAAATTAAAAATGCCAATGGCTTGTCTGTACTGGCTCACCCTGGTCTTATTAAAAATCAAGGTCTTATAAATCAAATTCTCCATATGAAAATAGATGGCATAGAAGTTTATCATCCAAAGAATAATTCTATGCAGACAAGAGAGTATTACCAAATCACAAAAGAAAATAATCTATTTATTACTGGTGGTTCTGATAATCACTCTGGAAATTCAAACGAATATCCTTTTATTGGATCTGTAAAAATACCCTATTCCTACGTAGAAAAGTTAAAAGAAAAAAGGTGA
- a CDS encoding TIGR00282 family metallophosphoesterase, whose amino-acid sequence MKILILGDIVGRPGRNAVANQLSHLREEYKPDLVIVNGENASAGRGLTEKNAKELFELDIDVITTGNHVWDKKEILTYIESYPQLIRPANYPDPCPGKGYTIIHKGETTIGVINLSGVVYLSNLTNPFHTIDKILHEISKQCNIIILDFHAEATSEKLAMGYYCDGRISLVYGTHTHVQTADKRILNGGTGYITDIGMTGPLDGILGVDKDIIIQQMQNNRPARYDLAQGPVQINGIITEINEETGKCQSLDNFIRIIEE is encoded by the coding sequence TTGAAAATATTAATACTAGGAGATATTGTTGGGCGTCCAGGTCGGAATGCTGTAGCAAACCAATTATCTCATTTAAGAGAAGAATATAAGCCAGATTTGGTTATTGTTAATGGAGAAAACGCATCTGCAGGGAGAGGCTTAACAGAGAAAAACGCAAAGGAATTATTTGAATTAGATATTGATGTGATTACAACAGGTAATCATGTTTGGGATAAAAAAGAAATTTTGACTTATATTGAATCTTACCCTCAATTGATCAGACCTGCTAACTATCCAGATCCTTGTCCAGGAAAGGGTTATACTATAATTCATAAAGGCGAAACCACAATTGGCGTAATCAACTTGTCTGGAGTAGTTTATCTTTCAAATTTAACGAATCCATTTCATACTATAGATAAAATTCTTCACGAGATTTCTAAGCAATGTAATATTATTATCCTAGATTTTCATGCAGAGGCTACATCTGAAAAATTAGCTATGGGTTATTATTGTGATGGCCGAATATCCTTAGTATACGGAACCCATACTCATGTGCAAACTGCAGATAAGAGGATATTAAATGGAGGTACAGGGTATATTACAGATATCGGAATGACAGGTCCCCTAGACGGGATTTTAGGAGTAGATAAAGACATTATTATACAGCAGATGCAAAACAATCGACCTGCTAGATATGATTTAGCACAAGGCCCTGTTCAAATCAATGGAATTATAACGGAAATAAATGAAGAAACAGGTAAATGCCAATCTCTTGATAATTTTATTAGAATTATAGAGGAATGA
- the rny gene encoding ribonuclease Y, producing MYILFAILVIAAFVVGYFVRKNVAEGKLNSAEETAKKIVEDALKDAETQKKELLFNAKEEVHNLRQEVDKESRDRRNELQRLERRIIQREENVDKRNELIQKKEDSLQAKINEISVKENQINELVEKEMQELERISGFTTDEAKDILLSDVEKKIRRESALMIKRIESEAKEEADKRARDVLSTAIQRCAADHVAETTVSVVHLPNDEMKGRIIGREGRNIRTLETLTGIDLIIDDTPEAVILSGFDPIRREVARVALEKLIIDGRIHPARIEEMVEKAKKEVDTRIREDGEAACFETGIHTLHPEIVRLLGRLRFRTSYGQNVLKHSIEVSHLAGIMAEEIGANVKIAKRAGLLHDIGKAVDHEVEGPHVAIGVDILKKHKESPQVIHAVEAHHGDVEMNSVEAVLVQAADAVSAARPGARRETLESYIKRLEKLEEIANSFEGVEKTFAVQAGREVRIMVKPDQIDDVEMIHMAKDIADRIENELDYPGQIKVNVIRETRTIEYAK from the coding sequence ATGTATATCTTATTTGCAATTTTAGTTATAGCAGCCTTTGTTGTAGGTTATTTTGTACGTAAAAACGTTGCAGAAGGAAAACTGAATAGTGCAGAGGAAACAGCGAAAAAAATTGTAGAAGATGCATTAAAAGACGCAGAAACACAAAAGAAAGAATTGCTCTTTAATGCAAAAGAAGAAGTTCATAATTTAAGACAAGAAGTTGATAAAGAAAGTCGTGATCGTCGCAATGAATTACAGCGCTTAGAAAGAAGAATAATACAACGCGAGGAAAACGTCGATAAAAGAAATGAATTAATTCAGAAAAAAGAAGATTCATTACAAGCTAAAATAAATGAAATCAGTGTTAAAGAGAATCAAATTAATGAATTAGTAGAGAAAGAAATGCAGGAATTAGAAAGAATCTCTGGTTTTACTACAGATGAAGCAAAAGATATTTTGTTAAGTGATGTAGAAAAGAAAATCAGAAGAGAATCTGCATTGATGATAAAGAGAATCGAATCAGAAGCGAAAGAAGAAGCAGATAAGCGTGCTAGAGATGTGTTGTCAACGGCAATTCAAAGATGCGCTGCAGACCATGTAGCTGAAACTACAGTATCTGTTGTTCATTTACCAAATGACGAAATGAAAGGTCGTATTATCGGTAGAGAAGGACGAAATATTCGAACATTAGAAACGCTTACTGGAATTGATCTTATCATTGATGATACGCCAGAAGCTGTTATTCTTTCAGGCTTTGATCCTATTCGAAGAGAAGTTGCACGAGTTGCACTGGAAAAATTAATCATCGATGGAAGAATCCACCCTGCAAGAATTGAAGAAATGGTGGAAAAAGCAAAGAAAGAAGTTGACACAAGAATTCGTGAAGATGGTGAAGCTGCATGTTTTGAAACAGGAATTCATACTCTTCATCCGGAAATTGTCAGACTACTAGGTAGATTGAGATTTAGAACAAGTTATGGTCAAAATGTATTAAAGCATTCTATAGAAGTATCTCATTTAGCAGGTATTATGGCTGAAGAAATTGGCGCAAATGTAAAAATTGCAAAACGAGCAGGATTATTACACGATATTGGCAAGGCAGTGGATCACGAAGTGGAAGGTCCTCATGTTGCTATTGGTGTAGATATATTGAAGAAACATAAAGAATCGCCACAGGTCATTCACGCCGTAGAAGCTCACCATGGAGATGTTGAGATGAATTCTGTAGAAGCTGTTCTCGTTCAGGCAGCAGATGCAGTTTCAGCTGCTAGACCAGGAGCAAGAAGAGAAACATTAGAATCTTATATAAAGAGACTTGAAAAACTTGAAGAAATAGCAAACTCATTTGAAGGTGTAGAAAAAACTTTTGCTGTGCAGGCAGGACGTGAAGTCCGAATTATGGTAAAGCCGGATCAAATTGACGATGTCGAGATGATACATATGGCAAAAGATATTGCAGATAGAATTGAAAATGAACTTGATTACCCCGGTCAAATCAAAGTAAATGTAATCAGAGAAACAAGAACAATTGAATATGCAAAATAA
- the recA gene encoding recombinase RecA gives MTLEKDKALQAALGQIEKQFGKGSVMKLGEGTINNNTEVISTSSIGLDIALGVGGVPRGRIIEIYGPESSGKTTVALHIIAQAQKNGGNAAFIDAEHALDPVYAKALGVDIDNLIVSQPDNGEQALEITEALVRSGAIDIVVVDSVAALVPKAEIEGEMGDSHMGLQARLMSQALRKLTGVLHKSNTTAIFINQLREKIGVMFGNPETTTGGRALKFYSSIRMDVRRVETLKQGQDMIGNRTRVKIVKNKVAPPFKTAEFDIMYGEGISRVGDVLDIAAEYDIVLKSGAWYSYKGERLGQGRENSKQFLKDNPHLADEIENLIREKFNLRPNPVSPQTKGDKIDLDPIDDKNNIQKEE, from the coding sequence ATGACATTAGAAAAAGATAAAGCATTGCAAGCAGCCCTTGGTCAAATTGAAAAACAATTTGGTAAGGGGTCTGTAATGAAATTAGGAGAAGGTACTATAAATAATAATACAGAGGTAATTTCCACATCTTCTATAGGATTGGATATTGCTTTAGGTGTTGGTGGTGTACCAAGAGGAAGAATTATAGAAATCTATGGACCAGAATCTTCAGGTAAAACGACTGTTGCTTTACACATTATCGCTCAGGCACAAAAGAATGGCGGCAATGCTGCATTTATCGATGCAGAACACGCCTTAGATCCTGTATACGCTAAGGCATTAGGTGTAGATATCGATAATCTAATTGTATCTCAGCCAGACAATGGAGAGCAAGCTTTAGAAATCACTGAGGCATTAGTTCGAAGTGGCGCTATTGACATTGTAGTTGTTGACTCTGTTGCTGCATTGGTGCCAAAAGCAGAGATTGAAGGAGAAATGGGCGATTCTCATATGGGGCTTCAAGCTCGTCTTATGTCTCAAGCCCTTAGAAAATTAACAGGTGTTCTTCATAAATCCAATACTACAGCTATATTTATCAATCAATTACGTGAAAAAATAGGCGTCATGTTTGGTAATCCTGAGACAACAACTGGTGGTAGAGCTTTAAAATTCTATTCTTCTATTCGAATGGATGTACGAAGAGTAGAAACATTGAAGCAAGGTCAGGACATGATTGGAAACAGAACAAGAGTAAAAATCGTTAAGAACAAAGTTGCCCCTCCATTTAAAACAGCTGAGTTTGATATTATGTACGGAGAAGGAATCTCAAGAGTCGGAGATGTTTTAGATATTGCAGCCGAATATGATATTGTACTAAAATCTGGTGCATGGTATTCATACAAAGGTGAAAGACTTGGGCAGGGTAGAGAAAATTCAAAACAATTCTTAAAGGATAATCCTCATCTAGCAGATGAAATAGAGAATTTAATTAGAGAAAAGTTCAATCTACGACCTAATCCAGTAAGTCCACAAACTAAGGGAGATAAGATTGATTTAGACCCTATAGATGATAAAAATAATATTCAAAAAGAAGAATAG
- a CDS encoding competence/damage-inducible protein A — protein sequence MIGELINVGTEILIGDIVNTNAQYISKELSNIGFSIYYHTTVGDNPNRLKETLENSINRSDVVILTGGLGPTQDDLTKEILAEILGVELVLDQEIYDEITERIYKSGYSQVTQNNYKQAYIPKGASPIPNSNGTAPGILAEMDNKSIILLPGPPREMIPMFEQKVLPYLMKKTDTKFYSNYYKITSIGESAVEDRLLDLIDKQKNPTIATYAKPGEVLIRVTANGESREEVESLLQNYDVVIKERFGQNIYAFEDLSLQEAVGKSLVEKNVTISIAESCTAGQIASRLSEFPGISQSLHSGIVCYSNEAKVRFVGVQQKTLDEYGAVSEEVAREMLQGLYEKNKTDIVVATTGIAGPGGGSEDKPVGTVYIGILYKGQYTVTRHQFRGDRKRIQLWASNEALNKIRKAIV from the coding sequence ATGATAGGTGAATTAATTAATGTAGGCACTGAAATTTTAATTGGTGATATTGTAAATACCAATGCACAGTACATTTCAAAGGAGTTATCAAATATAGGTTTTTCTATATACTATCATACAACAGTAGGAGATAACCCCAATCGCTTAAAAGAGACTTTAGAAAATTCTATTAATAGAAGCGATGTAGTCATTTTGACAGGAGGTTTAGGACCTACTCAGGACGATCTTACAAAAGAAATACTAGCTGAAATTTTAGGCGTAGAATTGGTTTTAGATCAAGAAATCTACGATGAAATAACAGAACGCATTTACAAATCCGGCTATTCACAGGTTACACAAAACAATTACAAACAAGCTTATATTCCTAAAGGAGCCTCTCCTATACCTAATTCAAATGGTACAGCCCCTGGTATATTAGCAGAAATGGATAATAAATCAATCATTTTATTGCCAGGACCTCCAAGAGAAATGATTCCTATGTTTGAACAAAAAGTCCTTCCCTATTTAATGAAAAAGACTGACACAAAGTTTTATTCAAACTATTACAAAATTACTTCTATTGGAGAATCTGCAGTAGAAGATCGTTTGCTAGACCTTATTGACAAACAGAAAAATCCTACCATTGCAACTTATGCGAAACCTGGTGAAGTACTTATTCGAGTTACAGCAAATGGAGAATCACGAGAAGAAGTAGAGAGCCTACTTCAGAATTACGATGTAGTAATTAAAGAGAGGTTTGGACAGAATATCTACGCTTTTGAAGATCTCTCTCTCCAAGAAGCTGTAGGAAAATCGTTAGTTGAAAAGAATGTAACCATATCCATTGCAGAATCGTGTACAGCGGGGCAAATCGCCAGCAGATTAAGTGAATTTCCTGGTATATCTCAATCTCTTCATAGCGGCATTGTGTGCTATTCAAACGAAGCGAAGGTTCGTTTTGTAGGCGTACAACAAAAGACTTTAGATGAGTACGGTGCAGTTAGCGAAGAAGTAGCTAGGGAAATGTTACAAGGTCTATATGAAAAGAATAAGACAGATATTGTAGTGGCTACAACAGGTATTGCAGGTCCCGGTGGAGGAAGCGAAGATAAACCCGTAGGGACAGTTTATATTGGGATTTTATACAAAGGTCAATATACAGTGACAAGACATCAGTTTAGAGGAGATCGAAAAAGGATTCAATTATGGGCATCTAATGAAGCTTTAAATAAAATCCGAAAAGCTATAGTATAA
- a CDS encoding flavin reductase family protein translates to MDSQKKITWRGGAMLAPVPPVMVTCGTLEKPNVLTIGWTGILNTIPPKTYISVRPSRYSYDLIKENGEFIINLTTTHMIKAADYCGVRSGRNEDKFAVTGLHIEEASKVACPMLVESPVSLECSVTDVVSLGSHDMFIADILAVNVDSSFIDKDGKFHLDKCSLAAYAHGEYFSLGQKIGSFGFSVKKKKKKKKTKEKVGKVVVK, encoded by the coding sequence TTGGACAGTCAAAAAAAAATCACTTGGAGAGGAGGCGCTATGCTTGCACCGGTGCCTCCTGTTATGGTTACTTGCGGTACTTTAGAAAAACCAAATGTATTGACTATTGGTTGGACGGGTATTCTAAATACGATTCCACCAAAAACCTATATATCCGTTCGACCTTCTCGATATTCCTATGATTTGATTAAAGAAAATGGGGAATTTATCATTAACTTAACAACTACTCATATGATAAAAGCAGCGGATTACTGTGGGGTTCGTTCAGGGCGAAATGAAGATAAATTTGCTGTCACTGGTCTTCACATAGAAGAAGCCTCTAAAGTAGCCTGCCCTATGCTTGTAGAGAGCCCTGTATCCTTAGAATGCAGTGTAACAGATGTGGTCTCTTTAGGCTCTCATGACATGTTTATAGCAGATATTTTAGCTGTCAATGTAGACAGCAGTTTTATAGATAAAGACGGAAAATTTCATTTAGATAAGTGTTCTTTAGCTGCTTACGCTCATGGAGAATACTTTTCATTAGGTCAAAAGATCGGCAGCTTTGGTTTTTCCGTAAAAAAGAAGAAAAAGAAGAAGAAAACAAAAGAAAAGGTGGGAAAGGTGGTCGTTAAATGA
- the pgsA gene encoding CDP-diacylglycerol--glycerol-3-phosphate 3-phosphatidyltransferase: MNLPNKLTLLRVIMIPIFIIFMLGEMENGQTIAAIIFIFASATDWLDGYIARRDNLVTTFGKFMDPLADKLLVCSALICLVEIGFIPSWIVIIIIAREFAVTGLRTLAASDNIVIAASWWGKIKTVTQMIAIIVALFNINFSIYIMYIATFFTILSGVDYFVINRKVFTHTNN, encoded by the coding sequence ATGAACTTACCAAATAAATTGACTTTATTAAGAGTGATAATGATTCCTATCTTTATCATCTTTATGTTAGGAGAAATGGAAAATGGTCAAACCATTGCTGCCATTATATTTATTTTTGCATCCGCTACAGATTGGTTAGATGGGTACATTGCCCGAAGAGACAATTTAGTCACTACCTTCGGAAAATTTATGGATCCACTTGCAGATAAATTACTCGTATGCTCTGCACTTATTTGCCTTGTAGAAATTGGATTTATTCCCTCTTGGATCGTCATTATCATTATCGCAAGAGAATTTGCTGTAACAGGTCTTCGCACCCTAGCAGCATCAGATAATATCGTCATCGCTGCTAGCTGGTGGGGTAAGATTAAAACCGTAACACAGATGATAGCTATCATAGTAGCTTTATTTAATATCAACTTTAGTATTTACATTATGTATATAGCTACGTTCTTTACCATTCTTTCTGGCGTAGATTACTTCGTCATCAATCGTAAGGTATTTACACATACAAATAATTAA